From the genome of Pseudomonas hamedanensis:
CGACAATGTTCGGGGCGCCCTGAACACGATCGATCGAAACGAGGAGTTCATCAAGATAACGCTTGCTGTGCTCATGACGCCCGACTAATCGCGAAAGTTCGCCATGTGTCGGTTCGGCATTTTTTGGTAGACCAGGGAGTCTATCCGTAACCAGTTTTTTGTAGATATTCTTCACAGCTCGTCGGAAATTGGATGGAGAAATCCTATCAAGCTTCCATCCATACCAGTCCTTAATGGAGGCAGGTAGGATGTACACTTCACGGTACAACGTGGAAGTGTACACATGCAAAAAACTATGTTAATTATACATTTATGCTATTATTCGAGTCTCCCTCGGGCACCACCAACACAGAGAAAAAGGTCTTGCGAAAGCAGGGCCTTTTTTTCGTCTGGAAGAAAGTGGTATTTTGCCGTGCGGGCTTTCCAGGTCAGCTCTCAGAGTCTGATGCCTTTCCCGCCTCAGCCTTAGCTCCAAACATCCGCTCAGCTATCTCCCGCCCCCGCTCCAGCCCTTCTTCCGTCAGCCAGATCGACTTGTTCCTGTTAACCGGATCACTGATCAAATCCTGCTCGTGCAAACGGTTCATGATTTCGAAGTCGTACCCTTTCCAGGCATTGCCGTCGTTGAAGCTGTAAGCCGCCAAGAGGGCAAGGACGGCGTCGTCAATCAGTTTTGTGTCGTATTCCATGATGGTCTCCGCTGATGTTCAGGCCTTTGTCATCAAAGCGCCGTATCAAAGTGGATGTCAATGCTGCGCCAGCGGCTGTGAGTGTAGATCCCGCAACCACGCAAGCTGACCGATTGCTCGTTGCCCTGAATGCATTCACCGCCCGTATAATCGCGCTCGCGCGGCAGACCTCCACTGGTCTTTCGTACGTGCATTGGTTCCAAGTCCTCCACTTCACACGACAAGACACCCATGGAAACCTCACTGGAAACCGTCGCCCTCTTCTCCCTCAAACTCGCCTACGAAGAAGAGGGCCTGAGCCCGATCCTGCGCGATGACATGGTCATGGGCGACTACCAGAAGGATGTGTTCGAGTTGCTGGTCAAACGCGGCGATGTCCAGACCATTCAGTTCAAGCTGAACGAATGCCTGAACCTGGCGATGGATGCGCTGGGCGGAGTCGAGAAGCCGTTGGGGCGGGAGTTGCACAAGTTGTCGGCGGAGTTTGGTCAGGCGCGCTCGCTGGAGCAACTGGGTCAGCCGCTCCTCGCGCTGAAGGGGTATTTGCGCGACATTCTTTGAGTGCCGCGCGGTGGGTTCTTAGAGTAGATAGCTGGAAATGTACTTCGAGATTTCCACCATCGAGGTCTTGCCGGTGAATTCGAATTTCACTTTCCCCAGCGACGAAAAGTAGATTTCCAGTTCCGAATCCAGATCGAACGTGCCTGAGGTTTCTACCGAGTAGGCGACGATGTTCTTGTAGGGCAGCGAGGTGAAATCCTTCTTGCTGCCGGTGATGCCCTGGACGTTGACGGCGATAATGCGTTTGTTGGTGAACACCACGCCGTCGCGCATGGCTTTGTAGGCGTCGATGACTTGTTCGCCTTCCAGCAAGAGCGCGGTAACGCGCTCGGCGTATTCATCGTTCTGCTTGAGTTTGAAGAAGCCTTTGTTGTTGAAGTCAATCATCTGTCCGTCCTCTGGCTGAAGAAAAACCTGCGGATTACTTGCGCATTTTGACGACGCGGATGTCGAGCGGAAACCCGCCCGGCCCGGTCAGTTTTTTCCATCCCATGTACTGGAAAATAGCGTCGCGATCGATGGTCTCGCCTTGCTCCACCGCGTCTGCGCCCAGCACCGCGACCTCTTTATAGACTGCGCAGCTGCCCTCATCGGGATGGGCGGTGTAGATCACGTAGGGTTTGACGTATCGCACGGCGCGAAAATGTCGGCCGCACCCCCAATCGACCGTGATCATCAGTGTCTTCAGATACGCTTCGCCATCCGTTTCCGAATCCTCGGCGAGCTCTTTGAGCTTGCCCAGTCCGCCGACGTCGCTAAAGCCGAGAGCGCGAGCGCGCTGGTATTCCGGTGACTTTACGTGCTCGGCCTGAGCCTCGAAGTATCGCTGTTGAATCTCTTTGTCCTGGACGTCATGTTCCCTGTTCCAGATTTCGGTCGCTTGGGCAATGACGTTTTCACAACGGGCATAATCGGGAGAGTCGAGGCTTGCCTGAGCGAGTTGATCGCGATGGACGAAAACAGTGCGGTTCAAGCTATCGATTCGGATCATCGCGTCCCTGGCAGTCATGGCCCCGTTTTGAACCTTGCTCAACGCGTCCTGATAATTGTGACAATCGGAGAGGTAGCCCTTCCAAGCGACTTCGGGAGTTTCTTCCCAGTAGGCAAAAGCCGGGGTGGTAAGGGCAGAGAAGATGATCGCGCAAATCAGACGCGAGACTGACGAGAACGTGTGCATGTGTAGTCCATTACGCAGATGAAGAAAGTGGCGCGACGCTACTATTTTGCTATCGTGCCGTCCACTCATTGCCGCCGGGATGGTCACGTTGATGTTTCTGGCAGCGAATTATTTTCCGCAACCGTAACCGGACGACGCGTCCGTTTTGCTATCTTGCCGCGCATCGTCGGCGCTCATGTTCGTCTCGCATCGCGCCTGGATTGTTGAAAGGTAAGGAAAGGATCAAATGGAGTTTCTGCGTTTTCTGGCGTTCGTCGCTGTCTGGGGTTTCATGTGGCGCTGGGTGGTGAAGAACCGCGGTAGCTGGAATATTTTCTACGGCAATATCGTTGGCGCGGCAGGTGGTTTCATTGTGGGTCTGGTGGTGCTGTCGATCACGCTGTCGCTGTTTCCCTCCGCGTATAAAGACGAGCATCCCGAGAGCATCGTGGCACAGAACGTCGAGCCGACTTCTCTGCTGCCTGAAAGCGAATCGAGCGCCGCTCAACTTGCTGCCGTGCCGACTTTTTCGCCTATCGAGCCTGATAATCAACCGTCGCCTCCCGAGTCAGCCCTGTTACCGAATTACGCCAGCCGAGCGCCGAAGTCGATCGCGGAGCAAACCGTGCTGGAGCAAAGTGATGCCGAGGGTCGCAAAGCGCTTACCGCTCTGAGTAAAAAGCTCGGCCACGATGCGGACAGCGACAAGTCGATGCTCGCCTATGTCATGTGCAGCCCGTTGGTGACCAGCGCTTTGCGCTTCCCGGCCTCGGCGCGTTTCGCTGACAGCCAGTTGCTGACTACCAGGCGCTTCAAGGATCAGGTCTACAGCTTCAGCAACAGCGTGACCGCGCGCAACATGAATGGCGACGATGTCACCTACCGTTTCGACTGCTCGGTGCAGGAGCAAGCGTCGTCAGGCGAGTGGCGATTGTTGGCGTTGAATCTGCAGAAAACCTCGACTTAAGCCTCGCTTAAGCGTTCCGGGCGCCGGCTGCGTTATCATCGCCGGCTGTGCACCCAGAGCTTGAAGCGGATGTCCCGAACACTTGATGACTTGACCCCATTGCCCGCCGTTGTCGCCGGCCCGCTGCTGCGGCGACTGGAGCCGACGCGCGTGGTGCTGTGGCTGGTGGGCACGCGTGAATTGTCGCTGACCTTGCGCCTGCAAGGTGTAGGAGACATTCCCCTCAATGCGGGGAAATGCACGGTCATTCCCGTAGGTCGTCGCGCGTTCGTGCATTTGATCGACGTTCAACTGGAAAGCGCCCTGCCCTGCGACACTCTTATCGACTACGACCTGCTGATCGACGGCAGCAACGGCATCGCGGAATGGGCGCCGCATCTGCTTTACGCCGGCGCCACCTCAGCCAACCTTGTGGTGCGTTCACGGATCGATCAACTGCTGCACGGCTCCTGCCGCAAGCCGCATCACCCGGCCACCGATGGTTTGCTCTGCGTCGATCAATTGCTGGCCGCCGAAACCGACGCGCAACAACGTCCGGCGCTGCTGATGATGAGTGGCGATCAGGTCTACGCCGACGATGTCGCCGGGCCGATGTTGCGGGCGATTCATGCCTTGATCGAGCGCCTGGGTCTGTTCGATGAGCACCTTGACGGTGCCGTGGTCAGCGACAGCGCCAAGCTCTACGAGCACCCGGCCAGTTACTACCACCGTGCGGATTTGTTACCGGCGCTGGAAAGCAACGAGACTTTGCGCGAGCGATTTTTCGGCGGCGCGCGTAAGCCGATTTTCACCAGCAGCAGCGCTGACAACCACTTGGTGACGTTCGCCGAAGTCATGGCGATGTACATGCTGGTCTGGTCGCCGACACCCTGGACGCTAATCAACCCGATCGCGCCAACGCTGACACCCGAACGCCTCAAGCGTTACACCCTCGAACAGACGCGCATCGATGTTTTCAAGGCTGGCCTTGGCAACGTCGCCCGGGCACTGGCGCATCTGCCGAGTCTGATGATTTTCGATGATCACGACATCACCGATGACTGGAATCTATCCGCGCAGTGGGAGGAAACCGCCTACGGCCATCCGTTCTCCAAGCGCATCATCGGCAATGCGCTGATTGCTTATTTGTTGTGTCAGGGCTGGGGCAATAACCCGGATGCTTTCAAGAATGTATTGGCGCAAACCGTGCAGCTGAGCGCCAGCGGCGATGACGGCTATCTGGACATGCCGGTGCAGGATGATCTGATTGATCAGTTGCTGCGTTTTCAGCAGTGGCATTTCGTGCTGCCGAGCAGTCCGGCATTGGTGGTGATTGACACGCGCACCCGGCGCTGGCGCAGCGAAATGGCCCTCAAGCAACCGTCGGGCCTGCTCGACTGGGAAGCCTTGAGCGAATTGCAGCAGGAACTGCTCGATCACCCATCAGCAATTATCGTTTCGCCGGCGCCGATCTTTGGTGTGAAGCTGATTGAAACCGTGCAAAAGGTTTTCAGCTGGTGCGGTTATCCACTGCTGGTCGATGCGGAAAACTGGATGGCCCATCGCGGCGCGGCACAGGTGATCCTGAATATTTTCCGACACTCGCGTACACCGGGGAACTACGTGGTGCTGTCAGGCGATGTGCATTATTCCTTTGTCTACGAAGTCCTGATCCGACACCGCAAGGCCGGCCCGCGAATCTGGCAGATCACCAGCAGCGGTATCAAGAACGAGTTTCCACCGACGCTGCTGGAATGGTTCGACCGCCTCAACCGCTGGCTCTACTCACCGCGTTCACCGTTGAACTGGTTCACCAAACGCCGACTGATGCGCATTGTCCCGTACACCCCGGAACACGCTGAGGCCGGGGAACGGCTGTGGAATTCGGCGGGGATTGGACAGGTGTTTTTCAATGAACAGGGGCAGCCGAGCGAGATTGTTCAGCACAATTCGAATGGGGCGATAAAGACGAGGATGTTGGCGCCGGAGTTGGGGGATGAGCGGGATTGATGCCACGTTCCGGGCATAGGTGGGGTGCCTGACAACGGGCATTCCACCTGCTGACAATTACAGCTGATAAGGATTACAAGTCTCTCGGAAACGTCTCCGAAGTGCTTGAGTGATACTGGGCGCAATCACAGTCGACCTCACTGTGTACCAACCGCAGACCTACATCATGCAAACCACCACCTTCAGCAAAGCCAAAGCCCGCCTGACAATATCGATGGACCAAGTAACCAATGATCGCGAACCGGTGCTGATTACCAGGCGCAGCGCCGAACCGGTTGTGATGATAGGTCTGGCTGATTATGAGTCACTTTTGCGATCGGCCAACTCGCTGCACTTACCAGACACTCCGCAGCAGTGATTACACAGATGGAGCTGAAGACAACGCACGCCCAACCCCTCTGACAATCATCCCCACCTCCCGCTCATCAATCGTCAACGGTGGCAGCAACCGTATCGTCTTGCCCCGAGTCACGTTGATCAACAAGCCATGATCCCGCGCCGCAATCAGCGTCAGGTCGCGTACCGGTTGTTTCAGCTCGACGCCGATCATCAATCCCTGCCCACGAGTCGCCAGCACATTCGGATTGTCCGCCAGTTCCGCGCGCAGGCGTTCCAACAGCCGCTCGCCCTGCACCCGCGCATTCTCCAGCAGACCTTGTTCTTCAATGATATCCAGCACCGTGCAGCCGACCCGGCAAGCCAGTGGATTACCGCCGAAAGTGCTGCCGTGGCTGCCTGGGGTGAACAGATCCGCCGCGTGGCCGCGTGCCAGACAGGCGCCGATCGGCACGCCGTTGCCCAAGCCTTTGGCCAGGGTCATGACATCGGGAACGATGCCTTCGTGTTGAAAGGCAAACCACCGCCCGGTGCGGCCAATACCGGTCTGAATTTCATCGAGCATCAGCAGCCACCCGTGGCGATTGCACAGTTCACGCAAGGCTTTGAGGTAGCCGGGCGGTGCGATTTGTACGCCGCTTTCGCCCTGGATCGGTTCGACCAGAATCGCCACGATGCGCGCCCCGTGTTTGCGCTGTACTTGCTCCAGCGCAGCGAGATCGCCGAACGGCACTTTGACGAAATCCCCCGGCAGTTCGTTGAAACCCAGGCGCACCGCCGGGCCATCGCTGGCGGATAAAGTGCCGAGGGTGCGGCCATGAAAAGCGTTGGCCATGACCACCACCAGCGGCTGCTCGATGCCTTTGCGCCAGCCGTACAGTCGCGCCAGTTTCAGTGCTGTCTCGTTGGCTTCGGCGCCGGAGTTGTTGAAGAATGCCCGCTGCATGCCCGACAACGCCGTCAGCCGTTTGGCCAGTTGTTGCTGCCAGTCGATGCTGTACAAATTGGAGGTGTGCAGCAGCAATCCCGCCTGCTCGCTGATCGCCGAAACAATGCGCGGATGCGAGTGGCCGACGTTGGTCACGGCAACACCGGCCACCGCATCCAGATATTCACGCCCCGCCTGATCCCACAGGCGCGTGCCCAGGCCTTTGGTGAAACTCAGGGCCAGGGGTTGGTAGGTGTTCATCAGGGCGACGGTCATGACGCGAAACTCCAGTGCAGGTCGGTGTGTTTGCAGTATGGTTAGCCACCTGAGCTGGATAAACTCACGAAAACTTCAATCATTTAAAAGCTGAGCTTGATAATGGACCTGTTCCAGTCGATGGGCGTCTACGTCAAAGTGGTCGAAACCGGGAGCATGACGGCAGCCGCCTCGGAGTGCGAAATGTCGACAACGATGGTCGGCAATCACCTGCGCGCGCTGGAGCAACGGCTCGGCGTACAACTGTTGCAACGCACCACGCGCCGCCAGCGCCTGACCGAATTCGGCAGTGTCTATTATCAGCGTTGCCTGGAAGTGCTTGGCTTGGTGGCCGACTCCGAGCGCCTTGCCGAACAAGCGCTGGACGAGCCGCGCGGCTTGCTGCGTATTGCCGCGCCGCTGACCTTTGGCGTCGAACGACTGACCCCAGCACTCAGCGAATATGCCTTGCTGTATCCGCAAGTAAAACTGGACGTGGTGTTGACCAACCGCCGCCCGGATCTGCTGGAGAACGGCCTCGATGTCGCGTTCCGGTTGGGCAATTTCGACCAATCCAACCTGATCGCCCGGCCCTTGATCGACTACACCCTGACGGTCTGCGCCTCCCCGCAGTACATCGCGCGACGCGGCATGCCGCACACGCCACAGGACCTGCAGCAACACGATTGCCTGTCCTTCGCCTACCCTGCCGGCGACGATTGGCAATCGGTGGAAAAACGCTGGCGCCTCAGCGGCCCGGAAGGCGAAGTGCTCGTCGACGTGAGCGGGCCGATGCTGATCAACAGCTCTGCCGGCTTGCACCAGGCAGCACGCAATGGCATGGGGATCATGATGTTGCCCGATGCGCTGGTGGAACAGGATCTGCGCGACGGCAAACTGGTCAAGGTCATGGCCGATTACCAACCACCGAGCCGGCCGATGCACCTGCTGTATGCGCAGGATCGCTATCGACTGCCGAAGCTGAGACGGTTTGTCGAGTTTGCGATGCGCACATGGGGCAAGCCGCAAGATGCCATGAACGGGAAATGACCGGGCCATTGAAAAAACCCGACCACCAGACCGTTGCTCCGTGACAACGCCGCCCCGCTCCCCTAAATTAGTCGGCCTGAAAAAGACCTCGTGCTTTCTCGTCTCAACCCAAGTTAAAAAGTAGTGAAATTTCAATGTCCGATTTCAACACCGCTGAATCCGTAGTCACCCAGTCGTCCAAAGCGGAATACGAAAACTCCATCAATCTTTCACAACACCTGCCACAAGCCAAAATCATCAGCGAGATGGTCCTGGACGCGTTCCAGTCGACCCGCGAAAGCGACCAGATCCGCGAGTTGCGTGCGGCGATCCGCCAGGCGCATGACAGCTTTGATGACGATAAGGCGTACGAGCTGATGGGCGAACTCAAGCGTCTGAAGGATGCAGAGGCAGCGGACATCGCCGCGCTGGAGGATCTGAGCAGCAAGTTCTCGATCGGCCGCATTCTGTCCAGCTTCAAGGACGATCCGGCGTTTCAGGAAATCGTTTATGGTCTGGCGCTGAAAGTGCTGAACCAGACCCATCAGGCGATCAGCAATCCGAGCGGCGGCAAGAGCAAGGCTGCGAAGAAGAAAGAAGTGGAAACTTTCACTATCAGCAAGGACGGCGCCAGCGTAACCCTGCCAATGCGCACCCCGCGTTCGCGTCTGAACGTCGACCGTGAGGCGCTGGAATTTCTGGGCTTCACCTTCGTGGGCGAAGGCGATGAAGCCGAGCTGGAAAGCGAAACCTTCGTCGATAACGCCGGCACGGAACAGGCGGTGAACCGCAAGAACATCATCACCGCGCTGCAACAGCAGACCGCGTTTGACGGGTACAGCATCGCGGCGCAGTAATTTGACGAGCGCTTCACGAAAAAGCCCCGCGCTGAGTGATCAGGCGGGGCTTTTTGTTTGAGCCGCTACGACCTCAAGCCGATGGATGCAACGCCGCAATCATGTCCACTTCAATCGCCGCATTCTTCGGCAACTGATACACACCAATGGTCGTGCGCGTATGCCGCCCGGCGTCCCCCAGTACATGGCTGAACACATCCGAAGCGCCATTGGCCACTTCGCTCAGGTCAACGAAATCTGCGGTCGATTTCACATACACCGTGACCCGCAACAATGCACGGATCTTGTCCAGCGAGCCCACCGCATCGACAATTAGCGCCAGACAACGCATTGCACTGATGCTCGCGGCAGCTTGCGCGTCCTTGAGACTCAACTCCAGCCCTACCCGACCTGGGTACAGAATCTTGCCATTGACCCGCGGCACCATGCCGCTGATGTACAGCTCATCGTGATGACGAATCAGCGGCGCGTAATTGCCACCGGCGGTGTTCTCGCCATAGATGTCGTAGTTCAGTTCTTCGGCCAGGGCGATAAAGCGCTCATCGCAGGTCATCCGTTCGGTCATTGCGCCCAGCCTTTTGAGTTAAGCCAATTGTTTAGCCAGTTGTAGCCCGCATCAGGATCGCGGACGTGCAGATGACATACCTGGATCCAAATTTAGGTCTTTTACCTGCACTGAGCAACCAGCCTATACAGAGGCCGGTTTTAAAGCACTTCGGCTCTCCCGCCACACTAAAGCCAGTCGAGCGGGCACATCGCTACGATTGTCTCCATCCGACAGCAAACCTAGTGTCATAGGGAAACGAACCAAGCAATCAGCCTTGGTGCTAAGTACTTTAGCTACTTATTTGCAGTTATAGCGATTTATCACTATAAGTATGAATATTTCCATATGAGATCAAGCTGTGGACAAGAATACCAACCCATTCAACCCCGGAGCAGGTGTTTCCCCACCGGAGTTAGCGGGGCGATCGGAAGTACTGGAAACGGCAGATACTGCATTGGCGCGCACGAAGCGCGGCAAGCACGCCAAATCCTTGATGATATTAGGCTTACGCGGTGTCGGAAAAACGGTACTCCTGAATCAGATCAAAGACCGGGCTTTAGCATTGGGTTATCTCGCCGAAATGCAGGAGGCTCACGATGGAGCTGAGTTGAAACAGCTTCTGATTCCGGTATTACGCCGCGTGCTATTGCGTTTGGACCGAGTGCAGAGCACGGTCGAGGCGGTCAAAAGAGGGATACGCATACTTCGTAGCTTTATCGGCAATATCACTATTGCAGCGGGTGGGGCCGAAGTTACGCTTGGCGGAGACTCCGAAGCTGGCTATGCCGACAGTGGCAATCTGGAAGATGATCTGCGTGACGTCCTGATAGCAACAGCGGAGGCGGCAAGGGACGCAGGGACACCCGTCGCCATTTTGATTGATGAATTACAGTATCTTTCCAAAGACGAGCTGGGCGCGCTTATCCGCGGCATCCACGCAGTTAATCAGGCTGCTCTGCCTCTGATCCTTTTTGGTGCGGGTCTCCCGCAGCTTGCGGGGCAAGCGGGCGATGCCAAAAGTTATGCTGAGCGACTATTCGAGTTTCCTCGTCTGGGCGCTCTATTAGAGATAGATGCCTGGAAAGCCTTACGTGATCCTGTTGAAGAAGAAGGCGCGAGCATCTCTGACGGCGCATTGCGCGAGATTTTTGAGAAAACCCACGGCTATCCCTATTTTTTGCAGGAGTGGGGCTATACCGCTTGGAACATTGCCAAAGAACAGTCCATAACCGAGGCAGATGCGCAGGCAGCGACAGAGGAAAGCATCCGTAAACTTGACGAGTCTTTTTTCAGGGTCCGCTTTGATCGCACCACGCCGGCTGAAAGGGAATACATGCGTTGTCTTGCCGAGTTGGGAGAAGGACCACAACGCTCTGCCGATGTAGCTAAAGCGCTGGGGCGAAACGCTACGAGCCTGGGCCCGGTACGCGATAGCCTGATCAAAAAGGGCATGATCTACAGTCCGGAATATGCGCTCATAGCATTCACCGTTCCGCTGTTTGATGAGTTCATGAGACGGGTGACTGTCTCACCACCTGCATAAATGTGGGATTAGCTTACACACCCATCAAGCCACCGCGACAAGCTGCTGGACCAAGAAGCAAGCAAATCGGCACGTCCTAAAGCCAGCCAACAAAAAACCCCGCACATCTCTCAATGTGCGGGGTTTTTCATGAAGCCTGCAACCTTACGGCGCGTACGTCAGCAGCAGCTCGCCCGGCACCTTGAAGTCCAGGGACATCATGACGCTCAACGCAGTGATGGTGAAGATCGAGAACACGAACAGCTTGCGTGCCCAGACTGTGTCATCCACTGCCTTGTAGCCGGTCCAGGCCATGTACAACCAGTACATGCCCATGGCCGCGGCGACGGCGAGGTAGCTCATGCCGGCGTAGCCGCTGAAGGTCAGCATCAAGGTCGCCACGAGGAACGCCAGGATGTAGAGCAGGATGTGCTTCTTGGCCACTTGAATCCCGCGCTTCACTGGCAACACCGGAATCGATGCGGCCAGGTAATCGTTGAAGCGGAAGATCGCGATGGCGTAGGAATGCGGCATCTGCCACAGGCTGAACATCACCAGCAGGGTCAGTGCGGCCATGTCGAAGCTGTTGGTCACGGCAACGTAACCGATCACTGGCGGCATGGCGCCCGACAGACTGCCCACCAGCGTGCCGTGAACCGACTTGCGCTTGAGGTACAGGCTGTAGAAGCCGACGTAGATCACGAAGCCGATGATTGCGAACAGCGCGGCCAACGGGTTGGCCACCTTGTACAACAACGCAACGCCGAGAACACCCAGAATGGTCGCGTAAACCAGTGCCAGTTTCAGGGAGATCAGGCCCTGGACCAGCACACGGTTCTTGGTGCGTTCCATCTTCAGGTCGATGTCGCGGTCGATGCAGTTGTTGAACACGCAACCGGAGGCCACGACCAGGGAAGTACCGATCATGGCGGCCAGAAACACCGCCAGATCGACATGCCCTTTCGAGGCCAGGAAGAACCCGCCTGCCACAGAAAGCACGTTACCGAAAATGATCCCCGGTTTGGTGATTTGGATAAAGTGCTTGAGCGACATCGGGTCTACCTCACTTCGCCATCATGTACGTGTGGATGCTGAACATGATCCACAGCGACAGGCCAACCAGCAGCACGATCACAATCGCCGTGAAGACGAACGCGATCACGTTGTTACGCTGTGCAATGGAACGGTCCAGGTGCAGGAAGTAATACAGGTGAACGATCACCTGGATCACTGCGAACAGCAGAACGATCGCCAGCGTGGTGGACTTCGGCAGGGTCGGGTACATCACCAGGCCGAACGGGATCACAGTCAGGATCACCGACAGGATGAAGCCGATGGCGTACGACTTTACGCTGCCGTGGCCAGCATCGTGGCTGTCATGGGAGTGTGCATTAGCCATTACAGGGTCCCCATCAGGTAAACAACGGTGAATACGCAGATCCACACCACGTCCAGGAAGTGCCAGAACAGGCTCAGGCAGCTCAGACGGGTCTTGTTGGTCGCCGTCAGGCCATGCTTGTTGACCTGGTACATCATGACGCCCATCCAGATCAGACCGGCCGAAACGTGCAGACCGTGAGTACCGACCAGGGTGAAGAACGCCGACAGGAAGCCCGAACGGCTAGGACCGAAGCCCTCGGAGATCAGCAGGTGGAACTCGTTGATCTCCATGGCAATGAAGCCCGCGCCGAGCAGGAAGGTCATGAACAACCAGCCCAGGACCGCCTGCTTCTTGCCTTTGTACAACGCCAGCATGGCGAAGCCGTAGGTGATCGAACTGAACAACAGCAGAGCG
Proteins encoded in this window:
- a CDS encoding DUF6429 family protein codes for the protein MEYDTKLIDDAVLALLAAYSFNDGNAWKGYDFEIMNRLHEQDLISDPVNRNKSIWLTEEGLERGREIAERMFGAKAEAGKASDSES
- a CDS encoding PH domain-containing protein, encoding MIDFNNKGFFKLKQNDEYAERVTALLLEGEQVIDAYKAMRDGVVFTNKRIIAVNVQGITGSKKDFTSLPYKNIVAYSVETSGTFDLDSELEIYFSSLGKVKFEFTGKTSMVEISKYISSYLL
- a CDS encoding alkaline phosphatase D family protein, translated to MSRTLDDLTPLPAVVAGPLLRRLEPTRVVLWLVGTRELSLTLRLQGVGDIPLNAGKCTVIPVGRRAFVHLIDVQLESALPCDTLIDYDLLIDGSNGIAEWAPHLLYAGATSANLVVRSRIDQLLHGSCRKPHHPATDGLLCVDQLLAAETDAQQRPALLMMSGDQVYADDVAGPMLRAIHALIERLGLFDEHLDGAVVSDSAKLYEHPASYYHRADLLPALESNETLRERFFGGARKPIFTSSSADNHLVTFAEVMAMYMLVWSPTPWTLINPIAPTLTPERLKRYTLEQTRIDVFKAGLGNVARALAHLPSLMIFDDHDITDDWNLSAQWEETAYGHPFSKRIIGNALIAYLLCQGWGNNPDAFKNVLAQTVQLSASGDDGYLDMPVQDDLIDQLLRFQQWHFVLPSSPALVVIDTRTRRWRSEMALKQPSGLLDWEALSELQQELLDHPSAIIVSPAPIFGVKLIETVQKVFSWCGYPLLVDAENWMAHRGAAQVILNIFRHSRTPGNYVVLSGDVHYSFVYEVLIRHRKAGPRIWQITSSGIKNEFPPTLLEWFDRLNRWLYSPRSPLNWFTKRRLMRIVPYTPEHAEAGERLWNSAGIGQVFFNEQGQPSEIVQHNSNGAIKTRMLAPELGDERD
- a CDS encoding type II toxin-antitoxin system Phd/YefM family antitoxin; this translates as MQTTTFSKAKARLTISMDQVTNDREPVLITRRSAEPVVMIGLADYESLLRSANSLHLPDTPQQ
- a CDS encoding aspartate aminotransferase family protein gives rise to the protein MTVALMNTYQPLALSFTKGLGTRLWDQAGREYLDAVAGVAVTNVGHSHPRIVSAISEQAGLLLHTSNLYSIDWQQQLAKRLTALSGMQRAFFNNSGAEANETALKLARLYGWRKGIEQPLVVVMANAFHGRTLGTLSASDGPAVRLGFNELPGDFVKVPFGDLAALEQVQRKHGARIVAILVEPIQGESGVQIAPPGYLKALRELCNRHGWLLMLDEIQTGIGRTGRWFAFQHEGIVPDVMTLAKGLGNGVPIGACLARGHAADLFTPGSHGSTFGGNPLACRVGCTVLDIIEEQGLLENARVQGERLLERLRAELADNPNVLATRGQGLMIGVELKQPVRDLTLIAARDHGLLINVTRGKTIRLLPPLTIDEREVGMIVRGVGRALSSAPSV
- a CDS encoding LysR family transcriptional regulator; this encodes MDLFQSMGVYVKVVETGSMTAAASECEMSTTMVGNHLRALEQRLGVQLLQRTTRRQRLTEFGSVYYQRCLEVLGLVADSERLAEQALDEPRGLLRIAAPLTFGVERLTPALSEYALLYPQVKLDVVLTNRRPDLLENGLDVAFRLGNFDQSNLIARPLIDYTLTVCASPQYIARRGMPHTPQDLQQHDCLSFAYPAGDDWQSVEKRWRLSGPEGEVLVDVSGPMLINSSAGLHQAARNGMGIMMLPDALVEQDLRDGKLVKVMADYQPPSRPMHLLYAQDRYRLPKLRRFVEFAMRTWGKPQDAMNGK
- a CDS encoding RidA family protein, whose protein sequence is MTERMTCDERFIALAEELNYDIYGENTAGGNYAPLIRHHDELYISGMVPRVNGKILYPGRVGLELSLKDAQAAASISAMRCLALIVDAVGSLDKIRALLRVTVYVKSTADFVDLSEVANGASDVFSHVLGDAGRHTRTTIGVYQLPKNAAIEVDMIAALHPSA
- a CDS encoding AAA family ATPase, with amino-acid sequence MDKNTNPFNPGAGVSPPELAGRSEVLETADTALARTKRGKHAKSLMILGLRGVGKTVLLNQIKDRALALGYLAEMQEAHDGAELKQLLIPVLRRVLLRLDRVQSTVEAVKRGIRILRSFIGNITIAAGGAEVTLGGDSEAGYADSGNLEDDLRDVLIATAEAARDAGTPVAILIDELQYLSKDELGALIRGIHAVNQAALPLILFGAGLPQLAGQAGDAKSYAERLFEFPRLGALLEIDAWKALRDPVEEEGASISDGALREIFEKTHGYPYFLQEWGYTAWNIAKEQSITEADAQAATEESIRKLDESFFRVRFDRTTPAEREYMRCLAELGEGPQRSADVAKALGRNATSLGPVRDSLIKKGMIYSPEYALIAFTVPLFDEFMRRVTVSPPA
- the cyoE gene encoding heme o synthase yields the protein MSLKHFIQITKPGIIFGNVLSVAGGFFLASKGHVDLAVFLAAMIGTSLVVASGCVFNNCIDRDIDLKMERTKNRVLVQGLISLKLALVYATILGVLGVALLYKVANPLAALFAIIGFVIYVGFYSLYLKRKSVHGTLVGSLSGAMPPVIGYVAVTNSFDMAALTLLVMFSLWQMPHSYAIAIFRFNDYLAASIPVLPVKRGIQVAKKHILLYILAFLVATLMLTFSGYAGMSYLAVAAAMGMYWLYMAWTGYKAVDDTVWARKLFVFSIFTITALSVMMSLDFKVPGELLLTYAP
- the cyoD gene encoding cytochrome o ubiquinol oxidase subunit IV, which encodes MANAHSHDSHDAGHGSVKSYAIGFILSVILTVIPFGLVMYPTLPKSTTLAIVLLFAVIQVIVHLYYFLHLDRSIAQRNNVIAFVFTAIVIVLLVGLSLWIMFSIHTYMMAK